A genomic stretch from Flavobacterium humidisoli includes:
- a CDS encoding bifunctional riboflavin kinase/FAD synthetase, whose protein sequence is MKLFHSINDFQSTKKTILTLGTFDGVHIGHKKILERITENTENGKYESLVLTFFPHPRMVLQEKSEIRLLNTIGEKIKLLEATGIENLIVHPFNESFSRLTAEEFVRTILVEKFQIQKIIIGHDHRFGRNRTANIDDLIAFGIEYGFEVEQISAEEIEDVSVSSTKIRKALNEGNMALANEYLGYNYFLNGTIVKGKQLGRTIGFPTANINIEEDYKLIPKIGVYVVKATINDETLFGMMNIGFNPTVNGEKQTIEVHLFNFDKDIYDQNIEVSLLHYIRDEQKFSSVDALKAQLNQDKIESLAFIDSSLKNQTV, encoded by the coding sequence TTGAAGCTCTTTCATTCTATAAACGATTTTCAGTCAACCAAGAAAACTATCTTAACTCTTGGTACCTTTGATGGTGTGCATATTGGTCATAAAAAAATTCTAGAACGAATTACTGAGAATACTGAAAACGGGAAATATGAAAGCCTAGTTCTTACCTTTTTTCCGCATCCGCGAATGGTTCTTCAAGAAAAATCTGAAATAAGATTACTGAATACTATTGGCGAAAAAATAAAACTTTTGGAAGCGACAGGTATTGAGAATTTAATTGTTCATCCTTTTAACGAAAGTTTTTCAAGACTAACAGCCGAAGAATTTGTTCGCACTATTTTGGTGGAGAAATTTCAAATTCAAAAAATCATTATTGGGCATGATCACCGTTTTGGCCGCAATAGAACTGCCAATATTGATGATTTAATTGCTTTTGGAATTGAATACGGATTTGAAGTAGAGCAAATTTCTGCAGAAGAAATCGAAGATGTTTCGGTTAGTTCGACCAAAATCAGAAAAGCTTTAAATGAAGGAAACATGGCGCTGGCCAACGAATATTTAGGCTATAACTATTTCTTGAACGGAACTATTGTAAAAGGAAAACAATTGGGACGAACAATTGGATTTCCGACAGCTAATATTAACATTGAAGAAGACTACAAACTAATACCAAAAATTGGTGTCTATGTTGTAAAAGCTACCATAAATGACGAAACTCTTTTTGGTATGATGAATATTGGATTTAATCCGACGGTTAATGGCGAAAAGCAAACCATCGAAGTTCATTTGTTTAATTTCGATAAAGACATTTACGACCAAAACATCGAAGTTTCTTTGCTTCATTACATTCGCGATGAGCAGAAATTCAGTTCGGTAGATGCGTTAAAAGCACAGCTTAATCAGGATAAAATTGAATCTTTGGCCTTTATAGATTCTTCTCTAAAAAATCAGACAGTATAG